A single Schistocerca piceifrons isolate TAMUIC-IGC-003096 chromosome 6, iqSchPice1.1, whole genome shotgun sequence DNA region contains:
- the LOC124802778 gene encoding uncharacterized protein LOC124802778 isoform X2 → MARDRKNKVKRCKTIRLKHRNRKHYKFTSNELLAAINKAKDLIKNPPEKSKYESCKRWFMLSSLPGLKSGHQKFAHTYLVHELRKCLLRHDWYGACKILLVLVDGPKYLSTIIWRVQQIVHSSFEEPSNVII, encoded by the exons ATGGCCAGGGATCGTAAAAACAAGGTTAAACGTTGCAAAACAATTCGGTTGAAACATCGTAATAGAAAACACTATAAATTCACTAGCAACGAATTG TTGGCTGCAATCAATAAAGCAAAAGATCTAATTAAAAATCCACCTGAGAAATCAAAATATGAGTCCTGCAAGCGTTGGTTCATGCTCTCTAGTCTTCCTGGGTTGAAATCTG GTCATCAAAAATTTGCACATACGTACTTGGTACATGAATTGCGAAAATGTCTCCTTAGGCATGATTGGTATGGAGCATGTAAAATCCTGCTTGTGCTGGTAGATGGACCTAAATATCTTTCCACAATTATTTGGAGGGTACAGCAaa TCGTGCATTCTAGTTTTGAAGAACCATCCAATGTCATCATCTGA
- the LOC124802778 gene encoding uncharacterized protein LOC124802778 isoform X1, whose product MARDRKNKVKRCKTIRLKHRNRKHYKFTSNELLAAINKAKDLIKNPPEKSKYESCKRWFMLSSLPGLKSGHQKFAHTYLVHELRKCLLRHDWYGACKILLVLVDGPKYLSTIIWRSCILVLKNHPMSSSDMLKDFVRMSSGSEELDMLYCFKC is encoded by the exons ATGGCCAGGGATCGTAAAAACAAGGTTAAACGTTGCAAAACAATTCGGTTGAAACATCGTAATAGAAAACACTATAAATTCACTAGCAACGAATTG TTGGCTGCAATCAATAAAGCAAAAGATCTAATTAAAAATCCACCTGAGAAATCAAAATATGAGTCCTGCAAGCGTTGGTTCATGCTCTCTAGTCTTCCTGGGTTGAAATCTG GTCATCAAAAATTTGCACATACGTACTTGGTACATGAATTGCGAAAATGTCTCCTTAGGCATGATTGGTATGGAGCATGTAAAATCCTGCTTGTGCTGGTAGATGGACCTAAATATCTTTCCACAATTATTTGGAGG TCGTGCATTCTAGTTTTGAAGAACCATCCAATGTCATCATCTGACATGCTGAAAGATTTTGTCCG AATGAGTTCAGGATCTGAGGAACTGGATATGCTATACTGTTTTAAATGCTGA